From one Micromonospora siamensis genomic stretch:
- a CDS encoding ferrochelatase, translating to MAYDALVLVSFGGPERPEDVLPFLQNVTRGRGVPPERLAEVAEHYLHFGGVSPINQQCRDLLAAIRDDFAANGIDLPVYWGNRNWDPMLADTVAQMRDDGVERALAFVTSAYGGYSSCRQYQEDIAAARAAVGPDAPVIEKLRQFWDHPGFVEPHADAVRAALAQLDPAKRDSTRLVFTAHSIPSSAAATAGPTGGRYTAQMAETARLVHAAAAPDLPYDLVWQSRSGPPQVPWLEPDINDHLTALVEQGVTSVVVSPIGFVSDHLEVVWDLDTEALETAKQLGLDFVRAGTPGTDPRFVAMVRELVAERTTPDGERLRRRLGELPMWDTCPTPCCVPAARRP from the coding sequence ATGGCGTACGACGCGTTGGTGCTGGTCTCCTTCGGTGGCCCGGAGCGGCCCGAGGACGTGCTTCCCTTCCTGCAGAACGTGACCCGGGGCCGGGGGGTGCCCCCGGAGCGGCTCGCCGAGGTCGCCGAGCACTACCTGCACTTCGGCGGGGTCTCCCCGATCAACCAGCAGTGCCGTGACCTGCTCGCCGCGATCCGCGACGACTTCGCGGCGAACGGCATCGACCTGCCGGTCTACTGGGGCAACCGGAACTGGGACCCGATGCTCGCCGACACCGTGGCGCAGATGCGCGACGACGGGGTCGAGCGGGCGCTGGCCTTCGTGACCAGCGCGTACGGCGGGTACTCGTCCTGCCGGCAGTACCAGGAGGACATCGCGGCGGCCCGTGCGGCGGTCGGCCCGGACGCCCCGGTGATCGAGAAGCTGCGCCAGTTCTGGGACCACCCGGGCTTCGTCGAGCCGCACGCCGACGCGGTACGCGCCGCCCTGGCCCAGCTCGACCCGGCGAAGCGGGACAGCACCCGGCTGGTCTTCACCGCCCACTCCATCCCCAGCTCGGCGGCGGCCACCGCCGGCCCGACCGGCGGCCGGTACACCGCCCAGATGGCGGAGACGGCCCGCCTGGTGCACGCCGCCGCCGCGCCCGACCTGCCGTACGACCTGGTCTGGCAGAGCCGCTCCGGCCCGCCGCAGGTGCCGTGGCTGGAGCCGGACATCAACGACCACCTGACCGCGCTCGTCGAGCAGGGCGTCACCAGCGTGGTGGTCAGCCCGATCGGGTTCGTCTCGGACCACCTGGAGGTGGTGTGGGACCTGGACACCGAGGCCCTGGAGACCGCCAAGCAGCTCGGGCTGGACTTCGTCCGGGCCGGCACCCCGGGCACCGACCCGCGGTTCGTGGCGATGGTCCGCGAGCTGGTGGCCGAGCGCACCACCCCGGACGGGGAGCGGCTGCGCCGCCGCCTCGGCGAGTTGCCGATGTGGGACACCTGCCCCACGCCGTGCTGCGTGCCGGCCGCCCGCCGGCCGTGA
- a CDS encoding MBL fold metallo-hydrolase, with the protein MSGLRFVEVADRVHVLREPLLEVNVTLVVGDGAALLVDTLSTAGQAAELAAAARAVTPAPWTIVNTHHHFDHCFGNATLAADPPRPVYAHEVAAAALRDPERLRRQAYEEMRDERPELAAELAGTELLAPTHTVHTETVLDVGGRRVVLRHPGHGHTDADLVVHVPDADVLVVGDLVEQSGPPAFEDSYPLRWPDAVADLLRLATGATVVVPGHGEPVGVDFVREQHRRLVDQAWLIRAAHTADAPPERVAAESPFGARPGLVAARRGYAELDGTA; encoded by the coding sequence GTGAGCGGCCTGCGGTTCGTCGAGGTCGCCGACCGGGTGCACGTGCTGCGCGAACCGCTGCTGGAGGTGAACGTCACCCTGGTGGTCGGCGACGGCGCGGCGCTGCTGGTGGACACCCTCTCCACCGCCGGGCAGGCCGCCGAGCTGGCCGCCGCCGCCCGGGCGGTCACCCCGGCCCCGTGGACGATCGTGAACACCCACCACCACTTCGACCACTGCTTCGGCAACGCGACGCTCGCCGCCGACCCACCCCGCCCGGTGTACGCGCACGAGGTGGCCGCGGCGGCGCTGCGCGACCCGGAGCGGCTGCGCCGGCAGGCGTACGAGGAGATGCGCGACGAGCGGCCGGAGCTGGCCGCCGAGCTGGCCGGCACGGAGCTGCTGGCCCCGACGCACACCGTGCACACCGAGACGGTGCTCGACGTCGGCGGCCGGCGGGTCGTGCTGCGCCACCCGGGCCACGGACACACCGACGCCGACCTGGTGGTGCACGTGCCGGACGCGGACGTGCTGGTCGTCGGGGACCTGGTGGAGCAGAGCGGGCCCCCGGCGTTCGAGGACTCGTACCCGCTGCGCTGGCCGGACGCGGTGGCCGACCTGCTCCGGCTGGCCACCGGGGCGACGGTGGTGGTGCCGGGACACGGCGAGCCGGTCGGGGTGGACTTCGTCCGGGAGCAGCACCGCCGGCTGGTGGACCAGGCGTGGCTGATCCGGGCCGCGCACACGGCGGACGCGCCGCCGGAGCGGGTGGCCGCCGAGAGCCCGTTCGGCGCCCGGCCGGGGCTGGTCGCCGCCCGGCGCGGCTACGCCGAGCTCGACGGCACGGCCTGA
- the fabI gene encoding enoyl-ACP reductase FabI, whose amino-acid sequence MSGLLAGKRLLVTGVITDASIAFSVAKLAQENGAQVVLTGYGRLSLVERIAKRLPEPAPVIELDVTSPEHLAGLADKVREHVDGLDGVVHSIGFAPQSCLGGGFLDAPWEDVATALQVSTYSYKSLAMAALPLMSAGGAVVGLTFDATKAWPVYDWMGVAKAGLESASRYLALHLGKQGIRSNLVAAGPLRTIAAKSIPGFDQFEDAWTQRAPLGWSLTDQEPAARACLALLSDWFPATTGEIVHVDGGYHAIGA is encoded by the coding sequence ATGTCCGGACTGCTCGCCGGTAAGCGGCTGCTGGTCACCGGCGTCATCACCGACGCCTCGATCGCCTTCTCGGTGGCGAAGCTCGCCCAGGAGAACGGCGCCCAGGTCGTGCTCACCGGCTACGGCCGGCTCTCCCTGGTCGAGCGGATCGCCAAGCGGCTGCCCGAGCCGGCCCCGGTGATCGAGCTGGACGTGACCAGTCCCGAGCACCTCGCCGGCCTCGCCGACAAGGTTCGCGAGCACGTCGACGGCCTCGACGGCGTGGTCCACTCGATCGGCTTCGCCCCGCAGAGCTGCCTCGGCGGCGGTTTCCTCGACGCGCCGTGGGAGGACGTGGCCACCGCGCTGCAGGTCTCCACGTACTCGTACAAGTCCCTGGCGATGGCGGCGCTGCCGCTGATGTCCGCCGGCGGCGCCGTGGTCGGCCTCACCTTCGACGCCACGAAGGCCTGGCCGGTGTACGACTGGATGGGCGTGGCCAAGGCCGGACTGGAGTCCGCCTCCCGCTATCTCGCCCTGCACCTGGGCAAGCAGGGCATCCGCAGCAACCTGGTGGCCGCCGGGCCGCTGCGCACCATCGCCGCCAAGTCCATCCCCGGCTTCGACCAGTTCGAGGACGCCTGGACGCAGCGGGCCCCGCTGGGCTGGAGCCTCACCGACCAGGAGCCCGCCGCTCGCGCCTGCCTGGCGCTGCTGTCGGACTGGTTCCCGGCCACCACCGGCGAGATCGTCCACGTCGACGGCGGCTACCACGCCATCGGCGCCTGA
- a CDS encoding DUF58 domain-containing protein, whose amino-acid sequence MARAAAVTRPELSPAVDGGGRTEAVLSRLQLMVTRKLDGLLQGDYAGLLPGPGSEAGESREYRPGDDVRRMDWPVTARTTMPHVRRTVADRELETWLAVDLSASLDFGTGQWLKRDVVVAAAAALAHLTVRGGNRIGAVVGTGDPAGHGGAGTVLRLPARNGRKEAQGLLRAIAGTPVRPGRSDLGALVDLLNRPPRRRGLAVVVSDFLAPPEQWGRPIRKLRFRHDVLAIEVVDPRELELPDVGVLPVVDPETGELHEVQTADPRLRRRYAESAAAQRAAISTTLRGAGAAHLRLRTDRDWLLDMVRFVAAQRHARTRGTTR is encoded by the coding sequence CTGGCCCGGGCAGCGGCCGTGACCCGACCGGAGCTCTCCCCGGCCGTGGACGGCGGCGGCCGTACCGAGGCGGTGCTGTCCCGGCTGCAACTGATGGTCACCCGCAAGCTGGACGGGCTGCTCCAGGGCGACTACGCCGGTCTGCTCCCCGGCCCGGGCAGCGAGGCGGGCGAGTCCCGGGAGTACCGCCCCGGCGACGACGTACGCCGGATGGACTGGCCGGTCACCGCCCGCACCACCATGCCGCACGTACGGCGGACCGTGGCCGACCGGGAACTGGAGACCTGGCTGGCGGTGGACCTGTCGGCCAGCCTCGACTTCGGCACCGGCCAGTGGCTCAAGCGGGACGTGGTGGTCGCCGCGGCGGCCGCCCTGGCCCACCTGACCGTGCGCGGCGGCAACCGGATCGGCGCGGTGGTCGGCACCGGCGACCCGGCCGGGCACGGGGGAGCGGGGACCGTGCTGCGGTTGCCCGCCCGCAACGGGCGCAAGGAGGCGCAGGGACTGCTGCGGGCCATCGCCGGCACCCCGGTCCGTCCCGGGCGCAGTGACCTGGGCGCCTTGGTCGACCTGCTCAACCGCCCGCCCCGGCGGCGTGGCCTGGCCGTGGTCGTCTCGGACTTCCTGGCACCGCCGGAGCAGTGGGGGCGGCCGATCCGTAAGCTCCGGTTCCGGCACGACGTGCTGGCGATCGAGGTGGTCGACCCGCGCGAGTTGGAGCTGCCCGACGTGGGGGTGCTGCCGGTGGTCGACCCGGAGACCGGGGAGCTGCACGAGGTGCAGACCGCCGACCCGCGGCTGCGCCGCCGCTACGCCGAGTCGGCCGCCGCCCAGCGTGCCGCGATCTCCACCACCCTGCGCGGCGCCGGTGCCGCCCACCTGCGCCTGCGTACCGACCGAGACTGGCTGCTGGACATGGTGCGGTTCGTCGCCGCGCAGCGGCACGCCCGCACCCGGGGGACGACACGATGA
- a CDS encoding thioesterase family protein, whose amino-acid sequence MQEQPEQPFETGLTGRVELTVTDADTARAVGSGDVPVLGTPRVLALAEAATVAATAARMPAGRTTVGTRVELEHLAATPVGRTVVAQARLSAVQGRRLAFEVAVTDGAETVARGRVERVLVDRERFVARAGGTA is encoded by the coding sequence ATGCAGGAGCAGCCGGAGCAGCCCTTCGAGACCGGGCTGACGGGCCGGGTCGAGTTGACCGTGACCGATGCCGACACCGCGCGAGCGGTGGGCTCCGGGGACGTGCCGGTGCTGGGTACGCCACGGGTGCTCGCCCTGGCCGAGGCCGCGACGGTCGCCGCCACGGCGGCCCGGATGCCGGCCGGCCGGACCACCGTCGGAACCCGGGTCGAGCTGGAGCACCTGGCCGCCACACCGGTCGGCCGCACGGTGGTGGCGCAGGCCCGGCTGTCGGCCGTACAGGGACGCCGGCTGGCCTTCGAGGTCGCCGTCACCGACGGGGCGGAGACGGTGGCGCGGGGCCGGGTGGAGCGGGTGCTGGTGGACCGCGAGCGCTTCGTGGCCCGGGCCGGGGGGACGGCGTGA
- a CDS encoding PH domain-containing protein has translation MTDGGPEHGPTGSPPAPPSVHHPWPAPPPNGQPWPAPPPGGPAGEEPRRRLHPLSPALHGAKSLVVVIAGLSWSTLSRVGLGWFAAMVALLALGATVLAVISWYNTGYQVVGRELRVHEGLLWRRTRAIPLERLQAVEVVRPLLAQLTGLAELRLEVVGGGKTEAPLAYLGVGEAAALRRRLLDLAGRAPAACPVPAGAATHEGVSAEPPGRLLHGVRNNDLLVSQLLTPQAFLLPFGLLFVVAQFLSEGSWSFIAVASTLTAMAGVLLQPVRRVLDDWNFRLARDDDTLRIRNGLLETRAQTVPLRRVQTVGVTWPLLWRPKGWLRLRLEVAGYSGAEPDDRNRPDRLLPVGDRAAGELVVAEVLPGVRLAELPTTAPPRRARWLRPLSRQALGAGLDERVFVARSGLLTRRLALVPYARIQSVRVVQGPVQRRLRLATVHADTAGGAGAAAPHRDVAEAWVLAAELAERAHAARRAR, from the coding sequence ATGACTGACGGAGGCCCCGAGCACGGTCCCACCGGTTCCCCGCCGGCTCCCCCGTCGGTCCACCACCCGTGGCCGGCGCCACCGCCCAACGGGCAGCCGTGGCCCGCGCCGCCGCCCGGTGGGCCGGCGGGTGAGGAGCCGCGTCGCCGGCTGCACCCGCTCAGCCCCGCCCTGCACGGTGCCAAGTCGCTGGTCGTGGTGATCGCCGGCCTGTCCTGGTCGACGCTGTCCCGGGTCGGTCTCGGCTGGTTCGCGGCGATGGTGGCGCTGCTCGCGCTCGGCGCCACGGTGCTGGCCGTGATCAGCTGGTACAACACCGGCTACCAGGTGGTCGGGCGGGAGCTGCGGGTGCACGAGGGGCTGCTCTGGCGGCGTACCCGGGCGATCCCGTTGGAGCGGTTGCAGGCCGTGGAGGTGGTCCGGCCGCTGTTGGCGCAGCTCACCGGCCTGGCCGAGCTGCGCCTGGAGGTGGTCGGCGGAGGCAAGACCGAGGCGCCGCTGGCGTACCTCGGGGTCGGTGAGGCCGCCGCCCTGCGCCGCCGGCTGCTGGACCTGGCCGGCCGGGCGCCGGCGGCGTGCCCGGTGCCGGCCGGCGCCGCGACCCATGAGGGTGTGTCGGCCGAGCCGCCCGGACGGCTGCTGCACGGGGTACGCAACAACGACCTGCTGGTCAGCCAGCTGCTCACCCCGCAGGCGTTCCTGCTCCCGTTCGGCCTGCTCTTCGTGGTGGCCCAGTTCCTCTCCGAGGGTTCCTGGTCGTTCATCGCGGTGGCCAGCACGCTGACCGCGATGGCCGGCGTGCTGCTCCAGCCGGTCCGCCGGGTGCTCGACGACTGGAACTTCCGGCTGGCCCGCGACGACGACACGCTGCGGATCCGCAACGGGCTGCTGGAGACCCGGGCGCAGACGGTGCCGCTGCGGCGGGTGCAGACCGTCGGGGTGACCTGGCCGCTGCTGTGGCGGCCGAAGGGCTGGCTGCGGCTGCGGCTGGAGGTGGCCGGCTACTCGGGCGCCGAACCGGACGACCGGAACCGGCCGGACCGGCTGCTGCCGGTGGGTGACCGGGCCGCCGGGGAGCTCGTCGTGGCGGAGGTGCTGCCGGGCGTACGGCTGGCGGAGCTGCCCACGACGGCGCCGCCGCGGCGGGCCCGCTGGCTGCGACCGCTGAGCCGGCAGGCGCTCGGCGCCGGCCTGGACGAGCGGGTCTTCGTGGCCCGCTCCGGTCTGCTGACCCGCCGGTTGGCGCTGGTGCCGTACGCCCGGATCCAGAGCGTGCGGGTGGTTCAGGGGCCGGTGCAGCGGCGGTTGCGGCTGGCCACCGTGCACGCGGACACCGCCGGCGGGGCCGGGGCGGCGGCGCCGCACCGCGACGTGGCCGAGGCGTGGGTCCTCGCGGCCGAGCTGGCCGAGCGGGCGCACGCCGCGCGACGCGCACGCTGA
- a CDS encoding AAA family ATPase, with protein sequence MAQPTTPDAPTPTGTAPGTPAPVTTPAEDATLLERALFEIKRVIVGQDRMVERMFVALLARGHCLLEGVPGVAKTLAVETMARVVGGSFARVQFTPDLVPADIMGTRIYRQSSEKFDVELGPVFVNFLLADEINRAPAKVQSALLEVMSERQVSIGGESHRVPNPFLVMATQNPIEQEGVYPLPEAQRDRFLMKIVVGYPTDAEEREIVYRMGVAPPEPVPVFTTSDLLALQHKADQVFVHNALVDYAVRLVLATRTPAEHGMPDVARLIQYGASPRASLGLVRATRALALLRGRDYALPQDVQDIAPDILRHRLVLSYDALADDVPADHVVHRVMSTIPLPSVAPRQQATPPPVAPPGAGWPGQRP encoded by the coding sequence GTGGCCCAGCCGACCACGCCCGATGCCCCGACACCGACCGGCACCGCGCCGGGCACGCCCGCGCCAGTGACCACCCCGGCCGAGGACGCCACGCTGCTCGAGCGGGCGCTGTTCGAGATCAAACGGGTCATCGTCGGCCAGGACCGGATGGTCGAGCGGATGTTCGTGGCGCTGCTGGCCCGGGGGCACTGCCTGCTGGAGGGGGTGCCCGGGGTGGCCAAGACCCTGGCCGTGGAGACCATGGCCCGGGTGGTCGGTGGCTCCTTCGCCCGGGTCCAGTTCACCCCGGACCTGGTGCCCGCCGACATCATGGGCACCCGGATCTACCGGCAGTCCAGCGAGAAGTTCGACGTCGAGCTCGGGCCGGTCTTCGTCAACTTCCTGCTCGCCGACGAGATCAACCGGGCCCCGGCCAAGGTGCAGTCCGCGCTGCTGGAGGTGATGAGCGAGCGGCAGGTCTCCATCGGCGGCGAGTCGCACCGGGTGCCGAACCCGTTCCTGGTGATGGCCACCCAGAACCCGATCGAGCAGGAGGGCGTCTACCCGCTGCCCGAGGCGCAGCGCGACCGGTTCCTGATGAAGATCGTGGTCGGCTACCCGACCGACGCCGAGGAGCGGGAGATCGTCTACCGGATGGGGGTGGCGCCGCCCGAGCCGGTGCCCGTCTTCACCACCTCGGACCTGCTCGCGCTCCAGCACAAGGCCGACCAGGTCTTCGTGCACAACGCCCTGGTCGACTACGCGGTCCGGCTGGTGCTGGCCACCCGTACGCCGGCGGAGCACGGCATGCCGGACGTCGCCCGCCTCATCCAGTACGGCGCCAGCCCGCGCGCCTCGCTCGGCCTGGTCCGGGCCACCCGCGCGCTGGCACTGCTGCGCGGCCGCGACTACGCGCTGCCGCAGGACGTGCAGGACATCGCGCCGGACATCCTGCGGCACCGGCTGGTGCTCAGCTACGACGCGCTCGCCGACGACGTGCCCGCCGACCACGTGGTGCACCGGGTGATGTCCACCATCCCGCTGCCCTCGGTCGCGCCCCGGCAGCAGGCCACCCCGCCGCCGGTCGCGCCGCCCGGCGCCGGCTGGCCCGGGCAGCGGCCGTGA
- a CDS encoding PH domain-containing protein, which translates to MTGDENGGPAPAGPLEPWPDTVRWQPISRDLIWVELVRLAVLLGVVLFGLAVAWALTGVRAFGFALALAVLAGAWRAVTIVRAVRAWGYAERPDDLLVRHGLLVRRLSIVPYSRMQFVDVSAGPLERAFDLATVQLHTAAAASDARVPGLRPAEASRLRDRLTALGEDRAEGL; encoded by the coding sequence GTGACCGGTGACGAGAACGGCGGGCCGGCCCCGGCCGGCCCCCTGGAGCCCTGGCCGGACACGGTCCGGTGGCAGCCCATCTCCCGCGACCTGATCTGGGTGGAGCTGGTCCGGCTGGCGGTGCTGCTCGGCGTGGTGCTGTTCGGGCTGGCGGTGGCCTGGGCCTTGACCGGTGTGCGGGCGTTCGGCTTCGCCCTGGCGCTGGCCGTGCTCGCCGGCGCGTGGCGGGCGGTCACCATCGTCCGCGCGGTCCGGGCCTGGGGGTACGCCGAGCGCCCCGACGACCTGCTGGTGCGGCACGGGCTGCTGGTCCGCCGGCTCTCCATCGTCCCGTACTCCCGAATGCAGTTCGTCGACGTCAGCGCCGGGCCCCTGGAGCGCGCCTTCGACCTGGCCACCGTGCAGCTGCACACCGCCGCGGCGGCGAGCGACGCCCGGGTGCCCGGGCTGCGCCCCGCCGAGGCGTCGCGGCTGCGCGACCGGCTGACCGCGCTGGGCGAGGACCGCGCGGAGGGTCTGTGA
- a CDS encoding HAD-IIA family hydrolase encodes MHDRKPVQSWLTDMDGVLVHEGQPVPGAPEFVKKLRASGKPFLVLTNNSIYTPRDLQARLVRMGLDVPEEAIWSSALATGQFLADQRPGGTAYVIGEAGLTTALHAVGYVLTDFAPDYVVLGETRTYSFEAITKAVRLINDGARFICTNPDVTGPSVEGALPAAGSVAAMISKATGVEPYFVGKPNPMMMRSALNTIEAHSESTAMIGDRMDTDILCGLEAGLETILVLTGISSRSEAERYPYRPSRIVNSVADLIDEI; translated from the coding sequence ATGCATGACCGCAAGCCGGTGCAGAGCTGGCTCACCGACATGGACGGCGTGCTGGTGCACGAGGGTCAGCCGGTGCCGGGCGCCCCGGAGTTCGTCAAGAAGCTCCGCGCCTCCGGCAAGCCGTTCCTGGTGCTGACCAACAACTCCATCTACACCCCGCGGGACCTTCAGGCCCGGCTGGTGCGGATGGGCCTGGACGTGCCGGAGGAGGCGATCTGGTCGTCGGCCCTGGCCACCGGGCAGTTCCTGGCCGACCAGCGGCCGGGCGGCACCGCGTACGTGATCGGCGAGGCCGGGCTCACCACGGCGCTGCACGCGGTGGGCTACGTGCTGACCGACTTCGCCCCGGACTACGTGGTGCTGGGGGAGACCCGCACCTACAGCTTCGAGGCGATCACCAAGGCGGTCCGGCTGATCAACGACGGGGCCCGGTTCATCTGCACCAATCCGGACGTGACCGGCCCGTCGGTGGAGGGCGCGTTGCCGGCCGCCGGCTCGGTGGCGGCGATGATCTCCAAGGCGACCGGGGTGGAGCCGTACTTCGTCGGCAAGCCGAACCCGATGATGATGCGCTCGGCGTTGAACACCATCGAGGCGCACTCGGAGAGCACGGCGATGATCGGCGACCGGATGGACACCGACATCCTGTGCGGGCTGGAGGCCGGGTTGGAGACGATCCTGGTGCTGACCGGGATCAGCTCCCGCTCCGAGGCGGAGCGCTACCCGTACCGGCCCTCACGGATCGTCAACTCGGTGGCCGACCTGATCGACGAGATCTGA
- a CDS encoding VWA domain-containing protein, protein MIRFLQPWWLLAVLPVLALAAAYVWRQRRRKAYAMRFTNVDLLRTLAPKGLGWRRHAPATAFLLCLLILATALARPAMDTREPLERATVMLAIDVSLSMQADDVTPNRLEAAQEAAKQFVGELPASYNLGLVSFAKSANVLVSPTKDRGAVTSAIDGLVLAESTATGEAVFTCLEAIRSVPADGAAGIPPARIVLLSDGYRTSGRSVEEAAAAAQAANVPVSTIAFGTDSGQVDIGGQLQRVPVDRMALAELAESTEGYFYEAASVSELKQVYQDMGSSIGFRTEPREVTQWYAGIALLLALCAGAMSLLWTSRLL, encoded by the coding sequence ATGATCCGTTTTCTGCAACCGTGGTGGCTGCTGGCGGTGCTGCCGGTGCTCGCCCTGGCCGCCGCGTACGTCTGGCGGCAGCGGCGGCGCAAGGCGTACGCGATGCGGTTCACCAACGTGGACCTGCTGCGCACCCTGGCCCCGAAGGGGTTGGGCTGGCGGCGGCACGCCCCGGCCACCGCGTTCCTGCTCTGCCTGCTGATCCTCGCCACGGCGCTGGCCCGGCCGGCGATGGACACCCGGGAGCCGTTGGAGCGGGCCACGGTCATGCTCGCCATCGACGTGTCGCTGTCCATGCAGGCCGACGACGTGACGCCGAACCGGCTGGAGGCGGCGCAGGAGGCGGCCAAGCAGTTCGTCGGGGAGCTGCCGGCCAGCTACAACCTGGGGCTGGTCTCGTTCGCCAAGTCGGCCAACGTGCTGGTCTCGCCGACCAAGGACCGCGGCGCGGTGACCAGCGCCATCGACGGGCTGGTGCTGGCCGAGTCGACGGCCACCGGTGAGGCGGTCTTCACCTGCCTGGAGGCGATCCGGTCGGTGCCCGCCGACGGCGCCGCCGGCATCCCACCGGCCCGGATCGTGCTGCTCTCCGACGGCTACCGCACGTCCGGCCGCTCCGTGGAGGAGGCGGCCGCGGCGGCGCAGGCGGCCAACGTGCCGGTTTCCACGATCGCCTTCGGCACCGACTCGGGCCAGGTCGACATCGGCGGGCAGTTGCAGCGGGTGCCGGTGGACCGGATGGCCCTGGCGGAGTTGGCCGAGAGCACCGAGGGGTACTTCTACGAGGCGGCCTCGGTGAGCGAGCTGAAGCAGGTCTACCAGGACATGGGCAGCTCGATCGGGTTCCGCACCGAACCTCGCGAGGTCACCCAGTGGTACGCCGGCATCGCCCTGCTGCTGGCGCTCTGCGCCGGCGCGATGAGCCTGCTCTGGACGTCCCGCCTGCTGTGA
- a CDS encoding phosphatase PAP2 family protein: MAVVTEPQPPAPSGPRVPADGGRRRVVAMAIWGVAFVVCWLAIGLPTDPAYAFVWIWAGTIAWNSSRPWRSHLQFGRDWLPVVLLFVAYNLSRGFADNGVTPHALELIVADRFLLGWATGGQVPTVWLQEHLYRPEVHWYDVLASWVYFSHFVVTLAAAAVLWVRNRHRWGAYMRRWGFLCASGLVTYFLYPAAPPWWAAQNGLLPEVARISTRGWKEFGMHGAGNVLNAGQIASNPVAAMPSLHTAWALFVVVFFMPSVRRRWWPLLLAYPLAMTFTLVYSGEHYIIDVLVGWAYVGMAFLVVGLAERGWAAWRARRRPAGAVPADDPDPAPEPAAR, translated from the coding sequence ATGGCCGTCGTGACTGAGCCCCAGCCCCCCGCCCCCTCCGGTCCCCGCGTACCGGCCGACGGCGGGCGTCGCCGCGTGGTCGCGATGGCGATCTGGGGCGTCGCCTTCGTCGTCTGCTGGCTGGCCATCGGCCTGCCGACCGACCCGGCGTACGCCTTCGTCTGGATCTGGGCGGGCACCATCGCATGGAACTCGTCCCGCCCCTGGCGCAGCCACCTCCAGTTCGGCCGGGACTGGCTGCCGGTGGTGCTGCTCTTCGTCGCGTACAACCTCTCCCGGGGTTTCGCCGACAACGGCGTCACCCCGCACGCGCTGGAGCTGATCGTCGCCGACCGGTTCCTGCTCGGCTGGGCGACCGGCGGGCAGGTGCCGACCGTCTGGCTCCAGGAGCACCTCTACCGTCCCGAGGTGCACTGGTACGACGTGCTGGCCAGCTGGGTCTACTTCTCGCACTTCGTGGTGACGCTGGCCGCCGCCGCGGTGCTCTGGGTGCGCAACCGGCACCGCTGGGGGGCGTACATGCGCCGCTGGGGGTTCCTCTGCGCCAGCGGCCTGGTCACCTACTTCCTCTACCCGGCCGCCCCTCCGTGGTGGGCCGCCCAGAACGGGCTGCTCCCCGAGGTGGCCCGGATCTCCACCCGCGGGTGGAAGGAGTTCGGCATGCACGGCGCCGGCAACGTGCTCAACGCCGGCCAGATCGCCTCGAACCCGGTCGCCGCGATGCCGTCCCTGCACACCGCGTGGGCGCTGTTCGTGGTGGTCTTCTTCATGCCGTCGGTGCGCCGGCGCTGGTGGCCGCTGCTGCTGGCGTACCCGCTGGCGATGACCTTCACCCTGGTCTACAGCGGCGAGCACTACATCATCGACGTCCTGGTCGGCTGGGCGTACGTGGGCATGGCGTTCCTGGTGGTCGGCCTGGCCGAGCGCGGCTGGGCCGCCTGGCGGGCCCGGCGCCGGCCGGCCGGGGCGGTCCCGGCCGACGACCCGGACCCGGCCCCGGAGCCGGCCGCCCGCTGA
- the fabG gene encoding 3-oxoacyl-ACP reductase FabG, producing MARTVLVTGGNRGIGLAIAQAFAKQGDRVAVTTRSGEAPEGLFGVKCDVTDGDSVDAAFTAVEAELGPVEVLVANAGITDDTLIMRMSEEQFTRVLDTNLTGAFRCAKRASTKMLRAKWGRMIFISSVVGLYGGAGQVNYAASKAGLVGVARSITRELGGRNITANVVAPGFIDTDMTAALPEERRTEYRKAIPAGRFAAPEEVAGVVTWLAGDAAGYISGAVVPVDGGLGMGH from the coding sequence GTGGCCCGTACCGTGCTGGTGACCGGCGGCAACCGCGGGATCGGCCTGGCCATCGCGCAGGCGTTCGCCAAGCAGGGCGACCGGGTGGCGGTGACGACCCGCTCCGGCGAGGCGCCCGAGGGGCTGTTCGGGGTGAAGTGCGATGTCACCGACGGCGATTCGGTCGACGCGGCGTTCACCGCCGTCGAGGCGGAGCTCGGCCCGGTGGAGGTGCTGGTCGCCAACGCCGGCATCACCGACGACACGCTGATCATGCGGATGTCCGAGGAGCAGTTCACCCGGGTGCTGGACACCAACCTCACCGGCGCGTTCCGCTGCGCCAAGCGGGCCTCGACGAAGATGCTGCGCGCCAAGTGGGGCCGCATGATCTTCATCTCCTCGGTGGTCGGCCTCTACGGCGGCGCCGGCCAGGTCAACTACGCCGCCAGCAAGGCCGGCCTGGTGGGCGTGGCCCGCTCCATCACCCGCGAGCTGGGCGGCCGGAACATCACCGCGAACGTGGTGGCCCCCGGCTTCATCGACACCGACATGACCGCCGCCCTGCCCGAGGAACGGCGCACCGAATACCGCAAGGCCATCCCGGCCGGCCGGTTCGCCGCCCCGGAGGAGGTCGCCGGCGTGGTCACCTGGCTGGCCGGCGACGCGGCCGGCTACATCTCCGGCGCGGTCGTCCCGGTCGACGGCGGCCTGGGCATGGGTCACTGA